From one Microlunatus sp. Gsoil 973 genomic stretch:
- a CDS encoding ABC transporter substrate-binding protein, giving the protein MSMSVSRRQILMGSASVTGLAALSGCSFFSTDPDKGSDNGPKQAKGKEAPALAAKVKSGDLPPVAERLPKNPRVITPLQKVGIYGGTLRTVLESTDPSWLWMTVTNDHLVTWDPTYSKIIENVAEKFEVLEDGKVYVFHLREGMRWSDGEPFTSQDLTWWYENVLLNKQLTPVIPSALKINNEPVKVTADGDWQVTFTFPSPQALFLQQLTPHGPPFWLLPQHYLKQFHKKFNPDLPDDWSETFLSKIDNLENVDLPVLSAWVPKNPHGDGGRQVWERNPFYWKVDTDGSQLPYIDEVAFTFFNEPNPLLLSAANGDVDLYMRQEVTIPKNRPVLSDGQQTGKYKLVGVKDPNHNTIGICLNLTSKDSAKRAMYQKKDFRIGLSYAINRQQIIDLVYQRQGRPWQTAPRPDVPFYSGEEFGTEYTEFDLGKAAQHLSAAGYSRKNSAGKLLGEDGKPIVISVLCQSRYPDMIDAMQFVKGTWAKVGIELRIDTASPELVSERLTANDYDCTLDKGELGYVDLIADPRWLFSTGGSSYAPLWSNWYEGGSPREAPPQAMQKQMSIYRERVIGSSDQKTQYAALKEIIDIAKDEFWTIGVSLPGDPFCIVSDRTHNVPGDGQMWISFKAPYPAITNVTTYYIDPQS; this is encoded by the coding sequence ATGTCCATGTCCGTGTCGCGCCGGCAGATCCTGATGGGGTCTGCGTCTGTCACCGGGCTCGCCGCACTGAGCGGTTGTAGCTTCTTCTCCACCGATCCCGACAAGGGTTCGGACAACGGTCCCAAGCAAGCCAAGGGCAAGGAAGCGCCGGCGTTGGCCGCGAAGGTCAAGTCCGGCGATCTTCCGCCTGTCGCGGAGCGTCTGCCGAAGAATCCGCGGGTGATCACCCCGCTGCAGAAGGTCGGCATCTACGGAGGCACGCTGCGGACCGTGTTGGAGAGCACGGACCCCAGCTGGCTCTGGATGACGGTGACCAATGATCACCTGGTCACCTGGGATCCGACCTACTCCAAGATCATCGAGAATGTCGCTGAGAAGTTCGAGGTGCTCGAGGACGGCAAGGTCTACGTCTTCCACCTGCGGGAGGGAATGCGGTGGAGTGACGGTGAGCCGTTCACCTCACAGGATCTGACGTGGTGGTATGAGAACGTGCTGCTGAACAAGCAGCTGACGCCGGTCATCCCCAGTGCACTCAAGATCAACAACGAGCCGGTGAAAGTCACTGCTGACGGTGATTGGCAGGTCACATTCACCTTCCCGTCGCCGCAGGCCCTGTTCCTGCAACAGCTGACGCCGCACGGACCGCCCTTCTGGCTCCTGCCCCAGCACTATCTGAAGCAGTTCCACAAGAAGTTCAATCCGGACCTCCCCGACGATTGGAGTGAGACGTTCCTGTCCAAGATCGACAACCTCGAGAATGTCGATCTCCCGGTGCTCAGCGCGTGGGTGCCGAAGAACCCGCACGGGGACGGCGGGCGCCAGGTCTGGGAGCGCAATCCGTTCTACTGGAAGGTCGACACCGACGGCAGTCAGTTGCCCTACATCGACGAGGTCGCCTTCACGTTCTTCAACGAGCCCAATCCGCTGCTGCTCTCGGCCGCGAACGGCGACGTCGACCTCTATATGAGGCAGGAGGTCACGATTCCCAAGAACCGTCCTGTGCTCAGTGACGGGCAGCAGACGGGCAAGTACAAGCTCGTGGGAGTGAAGGACCCCAACCACAACACGATCGGCATCTGTCTGAACCTGACCAGCAAGGACTCGGCCAAGCGGGCGATGTACCAGAAGAAGGACTTCCGCATCGGGCTGTCCTACGCCATCAACCGTCAGCAGATCATCGACCTCGTCTATCAGCGGCAGGGCCGTCCGTGGCAGACCGCGCCGCGGCCTGACGTGCCGTTCTACTCCGGTGAGGAGTTCGGCACCGAGTACACCGAGTTCGATCTCGGGAAGGCCGCCCAGCACCTGTCAGCGGCGGGTTACAGCCGGAAGAACTCGGCCGGCAAACTGCTCGGCGAGGACGGCAAGCCGATCGTCATCTCCGTCCTCTGCCAGTCCCGCTACCCGGACATGATCGATGCGATGCAGTTCGTCAAGGGGACCTGGGCGAAGGTCGGGATCGAGTTGCGGATCGACACTGCGAGTCCGGAACTGGTGTCGGAGCGACTCACCGCCAACGATTACGACTGCACGCTGGACAAGGGCGAGCTCGGTTACGTCGACCTGATCGCCGATCCGCGCTGGCTGTTCTCCACCGGCGGCTCGTCCTACGCCCCGCTGTGGTCGAACTGGTACGAGGGCGGAAGTCCGCGGGAAGCACCGCCGCAGGCGATGCAGAAGCAGATGTCGATCTATCGTGAGCGCGTTATCGGCTCCTCGGACCAGAAGACGCAGTATGCGGCGCTGAAGGAGATCATCGATATCGCCAAGGACGAATTCTGGACCATCGGCGTCTCCCTGCCGGGCGACCCGTTCTGTATCGTCTCCGACCGGACCCACAACGTCCCCGGCGACGGGCAGATGTGGATCTCCTTCAAGGCGCCGTATCCGGCGATCACGAACGTCACGACGTATTACATCGATCCGCAGTCATGA
- a CDS encoding IclR family transcriptional regulator produces MTKKAGGVQSVERAFALLELLVDRGDQSLTELSQAMDLPVPTTHRFLQTLVSLGYARQRENRRYGLGLGLVRLASPVDTHFSPVAEPHLASLVAGLGESANLAVLDGTMVVYVAHVPSPHAMRMFTEDGHRAHTHATGVGKAILAQLPESQVNRILDRAGMPAATSRTITDRAKLHRELAKIRRQGYATDAGEQEDGVFCYAVPVLGLPISMAVSVSGPTFRMTKELGAKAIPLLQAKAEALRAELIGPLSETP; encoded by the coding sequence GTGACGAAGAAGGCCGGAGGCGTCCAGTCGGTCGAGCGAGCCTTCGCCTTGCTCGAGCTGCTGGTGGACCGGGGCGACCAGTCGTTGACGGAGTTGTCGCAGGCGATGGACCTGCCGGTTCCGACCACCCACCGTTTCCTGCAAACCCTTGTCTCGTTGGGATACGCGAGGCAACGCGAGAATCGCCGCTACGGACTCGGACTGGGGCTGGTCCGGTTGGCGAGCCCGGTCGACACCCATTTCTCACCGGTCGCCGAGCCTCATCTGGCCAGCCTTGTCGCCGGACTCGGGGAGTCTGCGAACCTCGCCGTCCTGGACGGCACCATGGTCGTCTATGTAGCTCACGTCCCGTCCCCGCACGCAATGCGCATGTTCACCGAGGACGGGCACCGGGCGCACACCCACGCGACTGGTGTCGGCAAGGCGATCCTGGCGCAACTGCCGGAGTCCCAGGTCAACCGGATCCTTGATCGTGCGGGCATGCCCGCAGCAACCTCGCGGACCATCACCGACCGCGCCAAGCTCCACCGGGAACTGGCAAAGATCCGGCGCCAGGGCTACGCGACCGACGCCGGGGAGCAGGAGGACGGCGTCTTCTGTTACGCCGTTCCCGTGCTCGGACTGCCGATCTCGATGGCCGTCTCGGTCTCCGGTCCCACCTTTCGGATGACCAAGGAACTGGGTGCGAAGGCGATCCCGTTGCTTCAGGCCAAAGCCGAGGCACTCAGGGCCGAACTCATCGGCCCGCTCAGCGAGACGCCCTAG
- a CDS encoding alpha/beta fold hydrolase: protein MTAIVAGSLAIGSVAALVLVFAPFIPVTESAITGALLCGIAIGWAMLVLLSTRLTDQPQHWAAVPALFFGVSGLLLIMFGSSVDEALGWVWPPLLLALAIWVITRVHRRMPSRSGRALLFVVCGVLIISSIGGGYQRVGAAADANAFPAPGRLIDVGGHRMHLNCTGSGSPTVILEPGGGEMSSNMGWIAPAVAGRTRVCVYDRSGRGWSEPAPTGAPQDGSRIATDLHSLLHRAGVTGPYVLAGHSFGGLYVRVFAAQYPHEVAGLVLIDSTAAKPPARPNMPTPVVRTDGVLARTSTLISVSARLGLARVTGLTDFSSLPPRSRDELRANAARASTIRSTIDEYAGAGAAVQEAAALRDVGARPLIVLTATVGNADDWFEAQDRLARLSTNSAHRVVPGASHEALVGEREYAEITSQAILDVVTAVRDHTQLTR from the coding sequence ATGACGGCGATCGTTGCGGGCTCATTGGCGATCGGCTCGGTCGCAGCGCTGGTGCTCGTCTTCGCGCCGTTCATACCGGTGACCGAGAGTGCGATCACCGGCGCGCTCCTGTGCGGGATCGCGATCGGCTGGGCGATGCTGGTCCTGCTCTCGACGCGCCTCACCGATCAACCCCAGCACTGGGCAGCGGTTCCTGCCCTGTTCTTCGGCGTCAGCGGTCTGTTGTTGATCATGTTCGGATCCTCGGTGGACGAGGCGCTCGGCTGGGTGTGGCCGCCGCTGTTGCTGGCGTTGGCGATCTGGGTGATCACTCGCGTCCACCGACGGATGCCGAGTCGCAGCGGCAGGGCGCTGCTGTTCGTGGTCTGCGGCGTTCTGATCATCTCCTCCATCGGCGGCGGCTACCAGAGAGTCGGTGCAGCCGCCGATGCGAACGCCTTCCCGGCCCCCGGAAGATTGATCGACGTCGGCGGACACAGAATGCACCTGAACTGCACGGGCTCGGGCAGCCCGACCGTCATCCTCGAACCCGGTGGCGGGGAGATGTCGTCGAACATGGGATGGATCGCACCCGCGGTGGCCGGCCGTACCCGGGTCTGCGTCTACGACCGTTCCGGGCGGGGCTGGAGCGAGCCCGCACCCACCGGCGCTCCTCAGGACGGCAGCCGGATCGCCACCGACCTGCACAGCTTGTTGCACCGGGCAGGAGTGACCGGGCCGTACGTGTTGGCCGGGCACTCGTTCGGCGGGCTCTACGTTCGGGTCTTCGCCGCCCAGTATCCCCACGAGGTCGCCGGTCTGGTGCTCATCGACTCGACGGCGGCGAAACCACCGGCCAGACCGAACATGCCAACACCCGTGGTCCGCACCGACGGCGTCCTGGCCCGAACGTCCACACTGATCTCCGTCTCGGCCCGGCTCGGGCTGGCGCGCGTCACCGGTCTCACCGACTTCAGCTCCCTTCCGCCGCGTTCACGTGACGAGCTCCGCGCCAATGCCGCCCGGGCGAGCACCATCCGGAGCACCATCGACGAGTACGCCGGCGCCGGGGCCGCCGTTCAGGAGGCCGCTGCTCTGCGCGACGTCGGCGCCAGGCCGCTGATCGTCCTGACGGCCACCGTCGGCAACGCCGACGACTGGTTCGAAGCCCAGGATCGGTTGGCGAGACTGTCGACCAACAGTGCGCATCGCGTCGTACCGGGAGCCAGCCACGAAGCATTGGTCGGGGAACGCGAATACGCCGAGATCACCAGCCAAGCGATCCTGGACGTGGTCACCGCCGTCCGCGACCACACGCAGCTGACCCGGTGA
- a CDS encoding DUF488 family protein: protein MTTGASDASATDNAPEVWTIGHWTCPEPDFLRPLHENGIEVLADVRAHPGSRRNPQFGRDEMPGWLADAGLAYIHFGELGGRRPKQPQVDPELNAGWSQPSFKNYADYTQTANYRDGIARLTSLARIRRLVIMCGEPMPWRCHRLLISNTLAARGWVVWHLMGDDPPRRHVLGRWGALPVIGDGFVLTYPPQHEPTAAAQ from the coding sequence ATGACAACCGGCGCAAGCGATGCTTCGGCAACCGACAACGCACCAGAAGTCTGGACGATCGGCCACTGGACCTGCCCGGAGCCGGACTTCCTTCGGCCCCTGCACGAGAACGGCATCGAAGTGCTGGCCGATGTTCGCGCCCACCCCGGCTCCCGGCGCAATCCGCAGTTCGGCCGCGACGAGATGCCCGGCTGGCTGGCCGATGCGGGCCTCGCCTACATCCACTTCGGCGAACTCGGTGGACGGCGCCCGAAGCAACCCCAGGTCGATCCGGAACTCAATGCGGGCTGGAGCCAGCCATCGTTTAAGAACTATGCCGACTACACGCAGACTGCGAACTATCGGGACGGCATCGCGCGCCTGACCAGTCTCGCCCGCATCCGTCGGCTGGTGATCATGTGCGGGGAGCCGATGCCATGGCGGTGCCACCGCCTGCTCATCTCCAACACGCTGGCGGCTCGGGGCTGGGTCGTCTGGCATCTGATGGGTGACGATCCCCCGCGCCGGCACGTACTGGGCCGCTGGGGTGCGCTGCCGGTGATCGGCGACGGCTTTGTTCTGACCTACCCGCCGCAGCACGAGCCGACTGCGGCAGCGCAGTAG
- a CDS encoding phage tail protein has product MSTPYIGEIRMFAGNFAPVGWLLCQGQVLPIAQYDTLFTLIGTTYGGDGQATFAVPDLASRIPYHQGPGSVIGQIGGVEQLTLTPDQLPAHTHAANASTANADQPAPEGNVWGSGTLSAYASTQTANLTMNPSALKPAGGNQPHENMPPFLCLNFIIATEGIYPTPS; this is encoded by the coding sequence ATGAGTACTCCCTACATCGGCGAGATCCGCATGTTCGCCGGCAACTTCGCCCCGGTCGGCTGGCTGCTGTGTCAGGGCCAGGTGCTGCCCATCGCCCAGTACGACACGCTGTTCACGCTGATCGGCACCACCTACGGCGGTGACGGGCAGGCGACCTTCGCCGTGCCCGACCTGGCTTCCCGAATCCCCTACCACCAGGGGCCGGGCTCGGTGATCGGTCAGATCGGCGGCGTCGAACAACTGACGCTGACCCCGGACCAGCTTCCGGCGCACACCCACGCCGCCAACGCCAGCACGGCCAACGCCGACCAGCCGGCGCCCGAAGGCAACGTCTGGGGATCCGGAACCCTCAGTGCGTACGCCTCGACCCAGACGGCGAACCTGACCATGAATCCTTCGGCGTTGAAACCAGCCGGCGGCAACCAGCCGCACGAGAACATGCCGCCGTTCCTGTGCCTGAACTTCATCATCGCGACCGAGGGCATCTACCCCACCCCGAGCTGA